From Parasphaerochaeta coccoides DSM 17374, a single genomic window includes:
- a CDS encoding S41 family peptidase, whose protein sequence is MKKYLLHFFFSFVVLLAAIPALAAGPIHERASSSYYNPYSTSFTSSQNDEIEQDMQQLERLYRYVDSMYLNDIDRNAAYEAMAKALLASLEDEYSFYIGADEASDYMDDTTGVYGGIGTYISKPHPDSRDSSNPDALYITIVSPFPGSPAERAGLRSGDLITHIDGKDVDDLSVAQASSSLKGTPGTPVTLTVKRGGNPFEVSLIREQVTTPSTTHGIIDGNIGYVQISQFVTSTAKDVEKILKDFQSKKVAGIVIDLRNNHGGLVDSALTIADFFLPDGKTIVNLNHKNKSDDIRYIASDGTLIPQNVPLALLINEGSASSSEILAGALKDNGRAILVGETSFGKGVMQSVTTFGNGYLQVTNARYLTPSGADIHKKGIEPDIRVEEPSFTEEEVLSYEKLMADRAIYVFVDAHPDYTEENLQTFAQENAESGVRKELLILLVRNEYLARIPYADRPIADLKHDVTLLKAIEYIHSGQ, encoded by the coding sequence ATGAAAAAATATCTGTTGCACTTTTTTTTCTCTTTCGTCGTCCTTCTCGCCGCCATCCCGGCGCTTGCCGCGGGTCCAATACATGAGAGGGCTTCCTCATCTTATTACAACCCGTACTCCACAAGTTTCACTTCATCACAGAACGATGAGATCGAACAGGATATGCAGCAACTGGAGAGGCTGTACAGATACGTGGACAGCATGTATCTGAATGACATTGACCGCAATGCCGCCTATGAAGCCATGGCAAAGGCACTTCTCGCTTCCCTTGAGGATGAATATTCTTTCTATATCGGAGCCGATGAAGCCTCTGACTACATGGATGACACGACCGGAGTGTATGGGGGCATAGGTACATACATCTCAAAACCACACCCCGACAGCCGGGATTCATCAAACCCTGACGCGCTTTACATAACTATCGTGTCTCCTTTCCCCGGTTCCCCCGCAGAACGGGCAGGACTGAGATCCGGGGATCTGATTACCCACATAGACGGAAAGGATGTGGACGATCTTTCCGTTGCCCAAGCGTCCTCATCTCTGAAAGGAACTCCGGGGACGCCGGTGACCTTGACGGTGAAACGTGGAGGGAATCCTTTTGAAGTCTCCCTTATCAGGGAACAAGTTACGACTCCCTCCACGACCCATGGCATCATAGACGGGAACATCGGTTACGTGCAGATCAGCCAGTTCGTGACTTCTACCGCCAAGGATGTCGAAAAGATATTAAAGGATTTCCAGTCCAAGAAAGTCGCGGGAATCGTCATTGACCTACGCAACAACCATGGCGGCCTCGTGGACTCAGCGCTGACCATCGCGGACTTCTTCCTTCCTGACGGCAAGACAATCGTGAACCTGAACCACAAGAACAAAAGTGACGATATACGCTACATTGCCTCGGATGGCACGCTGATCCCGCAGAACGTTCCCCTTGCTCTCTTGATCAACGAAGGTTCGGCATCTTCGTCCGAAATCCTGGCCGGAGCGCTCAAGGACAATGGCCGTGCCATCCTTGTGGGGGAAACATCCTTCGGAAAAGGCGTAATGCAGTCAGTGACCACCTTCGGGAATGGCTACCTCCAGGTCACCAATGCCCGTTATCTCACTCCATCCGGAGCGGACATACACAAGAAAGGCATTGAACCGGACATCAGGGTAGAGGAACCTTCCTTCACGGAAGAAGAAGTCCTTTCCTATGAAAAATTGATGGCAGACCGGGCAATCTATGTCTTCGTAGACGCGCATCCTGACTATACGGAGGAAAATCTCCAGACCTTCGCACAGGAAAATGCGGAGTCAGGAGTCCGGAAGGAATTGCTCATCCTGCTGGTGAGGAATGAATACCTTGCACGCATACCCTACGCGGATCGTCCTATAGCTGACCTGAAGCATGATGTGACCTTGCTCAAGGCAATCGAATACATCCATTCGGGGCAATAG